In a genomic window of uncultured Sphaerochaeta sp.:
- a CDS encoding [Fe-Fe] hydrogenase large subunit C-terminal domain-containing protein has product MSDLSLHHSLQVINEACKGCTHCMKRCPTGAIRISKGKAVISADLCIDCGQCMAVCPNHAIRIEQDPLSQLQRFTYRVGIVPAPFFAQFPDTLTVTQVLAALYDIGFTHIYLAETGIDILDVLEAEEKEKPLPLISNFCPAVQRLIQIRYPLLVGNLSRLRSPAQVTAIFAKSELAAFGESLGIFYFTPCAAKIAQFKTEGSEEHRLFDGIINFDTAYNQVSVLLAREKERYASKQAGFTFPHCTRKALRWSLVKGQSSNQKGRALAVDEMHNVIEFLDILEDEQETSLQFLELDACAEGCVGGILTVRNRFLATEQLRHWSTNLPKELPQDLTERILAQKHSFENNLCLDAPQPKQVLGLDKDRSKALQKLEKVDRILAVLPGIDCGLCGCPSCLALAQDVAKSQASLRQCVVLKLKDPKELNSLARIWGERPTAAGGQMDDQA; this is encoded by the coding sequence ATGAGCGACTTGAGTCTGCACCACTCCCTGCAAGTCATCAATGAAGCATGCAAGGGGTGCACCCACTGCATGAAGCGCTGTCCCACCGGGGCCATCCGCATTTCCAAGGGCAAGGCGGTGATTTCTGCCGACCTCTGCATTGACTGCGGCCAATGCATGGCGGTCTGTCCCAACCATGCGATCAGGATCGAACAGGACCCGCTTTCCCAGCTGCAGCGCTTCACCTACCGGGTGGGAATCGTACCCGCCCCCTTCTTTGCCCAGTTCCCCGACACCCTCACCGTCACGCAGGTGCTTGCCGCCCTGTATGACATCGGTTTCACCCACATCTATCTGGCGGAAACCGGCATCGATATCCTGGATGTCCTGGAGGCAGAGGAAAAGGAGAAACCCCTTCCCCTGATCAGCAACTTCTGCCCGGCAGTCCAGCGTCTCATCCAGATACGCTATCCCCTGCTGGTGGGAAACCTGTCCCGGCTCAGGTCCCCAGCCCAAGTCACCGCCATCTTTGCAAAAAGTGAATTGGCTGCCTTTGGGGAGAGCCTGGGAATCTTCTACTTCACCCCCTGTGCCGCCAAGATTGCCCAGTTCAAGACCGAAGGGTCGGAGGAACACCGGCTCTTTGATGGGATCATCAATTTCGATACCGCCTACAACCAGGTGAGTGTCCTGCTGGCTCGGGAGAAAGAGCGGTATGCAAGCAAGCAGGCCGGTTTCACCTTTCCCCACTGCACCCGCAAAGCCTTGCGCTGGAGCCTGGTGAAAGGACAGAGCTCGAACCAGAAAGGCAGGGCCCTGGCTGTTGATGAGATGCACAATGTCATTGAGTTTCTCGATATTCTGGAAGACGAACAGGAGACCAGCCTGCAATTTCTTGAGCTAGATGCATGTGCCGAAGGGTGTGTCGGGGGAATTCTTACCGTCCGCAACCGCTTTTTGGCCACCGAGCAGTTGCGGCATTGGTCAACGAACCTCCCCAAGGAACTCCCCCAGGACCTGACCGAACGCATCCTTGCACAGAAACACTCGTTTGAGAACAACCTTTGCCTGGATGCACCTCAACCCAAGCAGGTGTTGGGATTGGACAAGGATCGGTCGAAAGCCTTGCAGAAACTGGAAAAGGTCGACAGGATCCTTGCCGTTCTGCCCGGAATCGACTGCGGCTTGTGCGGATGCCCATCCTGCCTTGCCCTTGCCCAGGATGTGGCCAAGAGCCAGGCAAGCCTGCGCCAGTGCGTGGTGCTCAAGCTCAAGGACCCGAAGGAACTGAACTCACTGGCGCGCATCTGGGGCGAACGGCCTACAGCGGCAGGCGGACAGATGGACGATCAAGCATAG
- a CDS encoding ATP-binding protein, which translates to MRQEYLVPAQDFSVAGVASSNLKRLLKQLNIDPLTIKRIMVAVFEAEVNVIAHSYGGRIVCDLEEEKITIQVIDTGPGIPDLDLAMTEGWSTASEQVRELGYGAGMGLPNIKKNCDHLTIKTKAGEHTHITMGFSLKESI; encoded by the coding sequence ATGCGACAGGAGTATCTCGTCCCAGCACAAGACTTCTCAGTGGCAGGTGTCGCCTCAAGCAATCTGAAACGATTGCTCAAACAGCTGAACATCGACCCATTGACGATCAAGCGCATCATGGTCGCCGTCTTTGAGGCGGAGGTCAATGTGATCGCCCACTCCTATGGGGGAAGGATTGTCTGTGACCTTGAGGAAGAGAAGATCACCATCCAGGTCATCGATACCGGTCCGGGAATACCCGATCTCGATCTTGCCATGACCGAAGGCTGGTCGACAGCCAGCGAGCAAGTCAGGGAGTTGGGCTATGGGGCAGGAATGGGACTTCCGAACATCAAGAAGAATTGCGACCACCTCACCATCAAGACCAAGGCTGGTGAGCACACCCACATCACCATGGGCTTCTCTCTCAAGGAGAGCATATGA
- a CDS encoding DRTGG domain-containing protein, which produces MKLKDILACVDAVLVCGESHLEDEVKRGFASDLMSDVLTILEDDILLITGLSNNQAIRTAEMSDISNILLVRNKKPSQTMIDMANELNIALAYTSYSLFKTSGLLFAQGLKPVY; this is translated from the coding sequence ATGAAACTGAAAGATATCCTTGCATGTGTAGATGCGGTGCTCGTCTGCGGAGAGTCCCATCTGGAAGACGAAGTGAAACGAGGCTTTGCCAGTGATCTGATGAGTGACGTACTCACCATCCTCGAGGATGACATCCTGCTGATCACCGGCCTATCCAACAACCAAGCCATCAGGACCGCCGAGATGAGTGACATCTCCAACATCCTCCTGGTTCGCAACAAGAAACCCAGCCAGACGATGATCGACATGGCAAACGAGTTGAACATCGCCTTGGCCTACACCTCATACTCCCTTTTCAAGACCAGTGGCCTTCTCTTTGCACAAGGGCTGAAGCCGGTATATTGA
- the glpK gene encoding glycerol kinase GlpK, with product MKYIGALDQGTTSTRFIVFDEKGTIVSSHQLEHQQIFPQPGWVEHDPWEIWDNSSECISKALKAANLKGSDIKGIGITNQRETIVAWNPKTGKVWHNAIVWQDLRGAELIEHLKKEVEASYLQKKSGLIFSPYFAASKIAWLLDHVEGLRDEAEKGDVVFGTIDTWLAWNLTGGKALVTDVTNASRYLLMNIETCQWDDDLLALFNIPKCALPSIVPSSGTIYAHTTPSGPFRSEVPVCGILGDQQAALFGQACFSEGLGKSTYGTGCFLLVNTGRKLVTSEQGLLTTVAYQLGDEPPLYALEGSIAVAGSLVQWARDNLKIVSNPQELDKLASSVPDCGGVYIVPAFSGLFAPYWRSDARGVIAGLTGFATRAHLSRAILESTAFQAHDIFKGMEKDSGIRMTTLKVDGGLTNSTPLMEFQADLLGIPVIRPKVVETTALGAAYAAGLSVGIWKDLDQLSSYWQEEKRWEPKMDDEVRQQKIRFWKKAVNRTLDWVTEE from the coding sequence GTGAAGTACATCGGAGCATTGGACCAAGGGACCACCAGTACCCGTTTTATTGTGTTTGACGAAAAGGGAACCATTGTAAGCTCCCACCAGCTTGAGCATCAGCAGATTTTCCCCCAGCCCGGTTGGGTCGAACATGATCCTTGGGAGATTTGGGACAATAGCAGCGAATGTATCAGCAAGGCACTCAAGGCGGCAAACCTGAAGGGTAGTGATATCAAGGGCATCGGTATCACCAACCAGCGGGAAACCATTGTTGCCTGGAACCCCAAAACCGGGAAGGTCTGGCACAATGCCATCGTTTGGCAGGACCTCCGGGGTGCAGAGCTCATTGAGCACCTGAAAAAAGAGGTTGAAGCTTCCTATTTGCAGAAGAAGAGCGGACTCATTTTCAGTCCCTACTTTGCCGCCAGCAAGATTGCCTGGTTGCTCGATCATGTCGAAGGATTGAGGGATGAGGCTGAGAAAGGCGATGTGGTCTTCGGTACCATCGATACCTGGCTGGCCTGGAACCTGACCGGCGGCAAGGCTTTGGTGACCGATGTGACCAATGCCAGCCGATACCTGTTGATGAATATCGAGACCTGCCAGTGGGATGATGACCTGCTTGCACTGTTCAACATTCCCAAGTGTGCGCTTCCCTCCATTGTTCCTTCCTCGGGGACAATCTATGCACACACCACCCCCAGCGGACCGTTCCGTTCCGAGGTTCCCGTGTGCGGCATCCTGGGTGACCAGCAGGCAGCCTTGTTCGGGCAAGCTTGTTTTTCGGAAGGATTGGGCAAGAGCACGTATGGGACGGGTTGTTTCCTGTTGGTGAACACCGGCCGCAAGCTGGTGACCAGCGAACAGGGCTTGCTCACCACCGTGGCCTATCAGCTGGGGGATGAGCCTCCCTTGTACGCACTGGAAGGTTCCATTGCGGTTGCCGGTTCGCTTGTCCAATGGGCACGCGACAACCTGAAAATTGTATCAAATCCGCAGGAACTGGACAAACTGGCCTCCTCTGTGCCAGACTGCGGCGGTGTATATATTGTCCCTGCATTCAGTGGTCTCTTTGCTCCCTACTGGAGAAGTGATGCGCGTGGGGTCATAGCCGGCCTTACCGGGTTTGCGACACGAGCCCACCTCAGCAGAGCCATTCTTGAGTCCACCGCATTCCAGGCCCATGACATCTTCAAGGGTATGGAGAAGGACAGCGGCATCAGGATGACGACCCTGAAGGTTGACGGAGGCTTGACGAACAGCACCCCGCTCATGGAGTTCCAGGCCGACCTTCTGGGCATTCCGGTGATCCGGCCCAAGGTGGTGGAAACCACGGCCCTCGGCGCTGCGTATGCAGCCGGGCTTTCGGTTGGGATCTGGAAGGATTTGGACCAGCTCTCCTCCTATTGGCAGGAAGAGAAGCGCTGGGAGCCGAAGATGGACGATGAAGTGCGTCAACAGAAGATACGGTTCTGGAAGAAAGCAGTGAACCGTACCTTGGATTGGGTTACGGAGGAGTAG
- the cdaA gene encoding diadenylate cyclase CdaA, whose translation MVLDTMQSMLSFLRPALQVGLLAWLFYRFYTTIAQTKAQQIVKVVVVLFATYALSYILKLEVLLFFFRYISIPATIFICIVYQPELRRSFTQLWSGGSRLFRIGTQTTSSDQIDSILNACNVLVNKRRGALIVFPRRLGIKNIIDSGTRINADLSTSLILTVFDHDTPLHDGAMVIQSGRIVAAGCYLPLSEQTDIKKSFGTRHRAALGLAEESDAVVLVVSEETGAISMTYNANLYYDLDTNTIKRMLLALFSYHDITPEELMQEAGSDETE comes from the coding sequence ATGGTCCTTGATACGATGCAGTCCATGCTCTCATTTTTGCGGCCCGCCTTGCAGGTGGGTCTGCTTGCATGGCTTTTCTATCGCTTCTACACAACCATTGCCCAGACGAAGGCCCAGCAGATCGTCAAGGTTGTGGTGGTGCTCTTCGCCACCTATGCACTCAGCTACATCCTCAAGCTGGAGGTGCTTCTCTTCTTTTTCCGATACATCAGCATCCCGGCAACCATATTCATCTGCATCGTCTACCAGCCTGAGCTCAGGCGTTCCTTCACCCAGTTGTGGAGCGGAGGAAGCCGACTTTTCCGTATCGGTACGCAGACCACCAGCAGTGACCAGATTGATTCAATCCTCAATGCCTGCAATGTGTTGGTGAACAAGCGCCGCGGGGCCCTGATTGTCTTTCCCCGGCGGCTGGGCATCAAGAACATCATCGACAGCGGCACCAGGATCAATGCCGACCTCTCCACCTCCCTCATCCTGACGGTATTCGACCACGATACACCGCTGCACGATGGGGCGATGGTCATCCAGAGCGGCCGAATCGTTGCAGCCGGATGCTATCTTCCGCTCTCCGAGCAGACGGACATCAAGAAGAGTTTTGGTACCCGACACCGCGCAGCCTTGGGGCTTGCGGAGGAGTCGGATGCCGTGGTCCTGGTTGTCAGTGAGGAGACCGGGGCTATCAGCATGACCTACAATGCAAACCTGTACTACGACCTGGACACCAATACGATCAAGCGCATGTTGCTTGCTCTGTTCAGTTACCACGACATTACTCCCGAGGAGCTCATGCAGGAGGCAGGCAGTGACGAAACTGAGTAA
- a CDS encoding CdaR family protein translates to MTKLSKHMQSLLLNWPAKVLSLVFALLVYVFIQYSTLGARVVTLPLEVSLPPSLEAQSLVPTSVEVIIRGDEDVIYLINPNAIEATIDFSEVTEEGISTSLVVLTYDERVFDGAGISLVANPNQYRILFAQRSLP, encoded by the coding sequence GTGACGAAACTGAGTAAGCATATGCAGTCACTCCTGCTCAATTGGCCGGCCAAGGTCCTCTCCTTGGTGTTTGCCCTCCTGGTGTATGTTTTCATCCAGTACTCGACGCTTGGCGCGAGGGTGGTGACACTCCCCCTTGAGGTGAGCCTTCCTCCTTCGCTTGAGGCCCAAAGCCTTGTGCCAACATCGGTGGAGGTAATCATCCGGGGCGATGAGGATGTCATCTATCTGATCAATCCCAATGCCATAGAGGCTACCATCGACTTCTCCGAGGTGACGGAAGAGGGTATTTCCACTTCCCTGGTTGTGCTCACCTACGATGAACGGGTGTTCGATGGTGCCGGCATCTCTTTGGTCGCCAATCCCAACCAGTATCGGATTCTCTTCGCCCAGAGGAGCTTGCCTTGA
- the acpS gene encoding holo-ACP synthase, whose product MDMGIGIDVVNIDRMKHLSEHACQRMFHPEELKEAELLSSERRAEYLAGRFAAKEAFGKALGTGLSGLSLQEIRVERQSDGRPVLRLEGKALQLLGARKALVSISHDQPVAVAMVVLGGGADGPF is encoded by the coding sequence ATGGATATGGGAATCGGCATTGATGTGGTGAACATCGACCGAATGAAACATCTTTCCGAGCATGCCTGCCAGCGAATGTTCCATCCTGAGGAGCTGAAGGAAGCCGAGTTGCTGTCTTCTGAGCGACGGGCTGAGTACCTTGCCGGACGGTTTGCAGCAAAGGAAGCGTTCGGGAAAGCCTTGGGTACCGGCCTTTCGGGGCTGAGCCTGCAGGAAATCCGCGTTGAGCGGCAAAGCGACGGAAGACCGGTGCTTCGTCTGGAGGGCAAGGCTCTCCAATTGCTGGGTGCACGCAAGGCCTTGGTTTCCATCAGCCATGACCAGCCGGTGGCTGTCGCCATGGTGGTGCTGGGCGGAGGCGCTGATGGCCCGTTCTGA
- the truA gene encoding tRNA pseudouridine(38-40) synthase TruA, producing MARSDWKRPELEMLGEGLRRIRLTVSYHGSHYSGWQKQSNALAVAEVLEKAVEQMIGERVEIVGSGRTDSGVHALGQVCHMDISNQKVQASVFLCALNRLLPTDIRILESSEVDGSFHARYTTMARMYRYYFKQEAEMTAFDDQLVAKVKRFPSLEVLNGYAKVLQGTHDFTTFTASGDLCPSKWRDIYESYWSFETDRWGQPLLSYTICGNAFLYKMVRSLVGSMMEFAEKGVPVEEFSAILESKERSKAGRTAVASGLYLYRISYDRDEYAWFEEVGHDS from the coding sequence ATGGCCCGTTCTGATTGGAAAAGGCCCGAGCTGGAAATGCTCGGCGAAGGGCTCAGGAGAATTCGGCTCACCGTAAGCTATCATGGAAGTCACTACAGCGGATGGCAGAAACAGTCCAACGCCCTTGCGGTGGCAGAGGTGCTGGAGAAGGCCGTTGAGCAGATGATCGGCGAGCGTGTTGAGATCGTAGGCAGCGGCAGGACCGACAGCGGGGTGCATGCCCTTGGCCAGGTCTGCCACATGGACATCTCCAACCAGAAAGTGCAGGCCTCGGTCTTCCTTTGTGCCCTGAACCGCTTGCTTCCCACCGATATCAGGATTCTGGAGAGCAGTGAGGTGGATGGCTCCTTCCATGCCCGCTACACCACCATGGCACGGATGTACCGCTATTACTTCAAGCAAGAGGCAGAGATGACAGCCTTTGACGACCAGCTGGTTGCAAAGGTGAAGCGCTTCCCCTCCCTTGAGGTGCTCAATGGCTATGCGAAGGTGCTGCAAGGCACCCACGACTTCACCACCTTCACTGCCAGTGGGGATTTGTGCCCAAGCAAGTGGCGTGACATCTATGAGTCCTATTGGTCGTTCGAGACCGACCGATGGGGTCAGCCTTTGCTCAGCTACACCATCTGCGGCAATGCATTTCTCTACAAAATGGTTCGTTCGTTGGTGGGCTCCATGATGGAGTTTGCCGAAAAGGGCGTGCCTGTCGAGGAGTTTTCCGCTATTCTGGAGAGCAAGGAGCGCAGCAAGGCAGGCAGGACAGCCGTGGCTTCCGGGCTCTATCTCTACCGCATCAGTTATGATCGGGATGAATACGCGTGGTTTGAGGAGGTAGGCCATGACAGCTGA
- a CDS encoding uracil-DNA glycosylase, whose amino-acid sequence MTADQDKAEALTYALKQFVNVCDEAEALVGHKPLCATEVDYEELVQSMLPQTIDPQSVQGTGLKQLQHLVEGCTKCKLSETRTHTVFGEGVIPARLMVIGEGPGAEEDASGRAFVGKAGKYLDSWLGAISMSRETNVYIANIVKCRPPENRNPEGDEVAACLPYLKRQIQLVKPQIILLVGAVACHALLQTPDGVGKLRGRFFRYEGIPVVATYHPAGVLRNEELKRPVWEDLKKVAAYLATPLNGRS is encoded by the coding sequence ATGACAGCTGACCAGGACAAGGCTGAAGCGCTGACCTACGCGCTCAAGCAGTTTGTGAATGTGTGTGATGAGGCTGAGGCTCTTGTGGGGCACAAGCCGCTTTGTGCGACCGAAGTGGATTACGAAGAGCTTGTGCAGTCCATGCTTCCGCAGACCATTGACCCACAGAGTGTACAGGGGACTGGGCTGAAGCAACTACAGCATCTGGTCGAAGGGTGCACCAAGTGCAAGCTCAGCGAAACCCGTACGCATACGGTTTTTGGTGAGGGGGTCATCCCTGCCCGTCTGATGGTCATCGGGGAAGGCCCCGGTGCCGAGGAGGATGCGAGCGGCAGGGCTTTTGTCGGCAAAGCCGGCAAGTATCTGGACAGCTGGCTGGGAGCCATCTCGATGAGCCGGGAGACGAATGTCTACATAGCCAATATTGTCAAATGCCGGCCTCCGGAGAATCGTAATCCCGAAGGCGATGAGGTTGCAGCCTGTCTGCCCTACCTCAAGCGCCAGATTCAGCTGGTGAAGCCCCAGATCATCCTACTTGTCGGGGCAGTTGCCTGCCATGCCCTGCTTCAGACCCCCGACGGGGTGGGGAAGTTGCGTGGTCGTTTCTTCCGTTATGAAGGCATACCGGTGGTTGCCACCTACCATCCTGCAGGGGTGTTGCGCAACGAAGAGCTCAAGCGCCCGGTGTGGGAAGACCTGAAGAAAGTGGCAGCGTATCTGGCAACCCCGCTGAACGGGAGGTCCTGA
- the priA gene encoding primosomal protein N' → MPNFVEVVLDLPLKDPYTYRIPDALKTAVGIGQRVVVPFGKREMTAYVVAVLENFEASYEVRPIKRVIDEKPLFGEQNIALAQWMARFYLCSQGEALSMMIPGGRRDVSPPVLDVEEDLLLEKVEHLSEEQQNAIDAILSSTKQMHYLFGVTGSGKSEVFLRCAEAVIGQGKSVIYLVPEITLTHQLARQVTNRFANKVAILHSALTPSQRLREWKRILNGEVQLAIGARSAVFAPFPNLGLIILDEEHENSYKSGNTPRYHARQVAQRRCQTEGALLVMGSATPSLEAYSLMQDGSQVQAHYLKNRVAGGSMPKMEVVNLAFEKSVISTTLRQAIKETLASKHQVILFLNRRGFSYFFHCNSCGYELRCPNCDVSLTYHKSTNQMVCHYCGYRAEPMKVCPECRSLDVSYSGFGTEMVEQEVRSLFPQACIERLDTDSAKKKGHVAKVLSDFRSGEIDILLGTQMVAKGLNFPLVELVGIVLADSGMNIPDFRAQERTFSLLVQVSGRAGRYNDKGRVIIQTFHPENPAIRYALEDNLGQFYEEELAVRKDTGFPPFSRLVNLVLRGRSKEKVERESELLEERFNQCAKEGKTEVLCTSECPLEKIASNYRYHLLISGREASETHHLVATVLNTYTPPSGVYLEVDLDPLQLL, encoded by the coding sequence ATGCCCAACTTTGTGGAGGTTGTCCTGGACCTTCCGCTGAAAGATCCGTACACCTACCGTATCCCTGATGCACTCAAGACAGCCGTTGGTATCGGTCAGCGCGTGGTTGTCCCCTTCGGCAAGCGGGAGATGACGGCCTATGTGGTCGCTGTCCTGGAGAACTTCGAAGCTTCCTATGAGGTCAGGCCGATCAAACGCGTCATCGACGAAAAACCCTTGTTCGGAGAACAGAACATTGCTTTGGCCCAGTGGATGGCACGCTTCTATCTCTGCAGCCAGGGCGAGGCCTTGAGCATGATGATTCCCGGAGGACGGCGTGACGTCAGTCCCCCTGTCCTTGATGTGGAAGAGGACCTGCTGCTTGAGAAGGTCGAGCATCTCAGTGAAGAGCAACAGAATGCCATTGATGCAATCCTCTCCTCCACCAAGCAGATGCACTACCTCTTCGGAGTGACCGGCAGCGGCAAGAGCGAGGTATTCCTTCGCTGTGCCGAAGCGGTCATAGGGCAGGGCAAGTCTGTCATCTACCTGGTTCCTGAGATTACGCTCACCCACCAACTGGCACGGCAGGTAACCAATCGGTTTGCGAACAAGGTAGCCATCCTTCACTCTGCACTTACTCCCAGCCAGCGGCTCAGGGAGTGGAAACGAATCCTCAATGGCGAGGTTCAGCTGGCCATCGGTGCGCGCAGTGCAGTGTTTGCCCCTTTCCCCAACCTTGGGCTGATCATCCTCGATGAGGAGCATGAGAACAGTTACAAGAGCGGCAACACGCCTCGCTACCATGCACGCCAGGTAGCCCAGAGGCGGTGCCAGACTGAGGGTGCCCTGCTGGTCATGGGCAGCGCCACCCCCTCCCTGGAAGCGTACAGCCTGATGCAGGACGGGTCCCAGGTCCAGGCTCACTACCTGAAGAATCGGGTGGCCGGTGGGAGCATGCCCAAAATGGAGGTGGTCAACCTTGCCTTTGAGAAGTCGGTGATCAGCACCACCCTCAGACAGGCCATCAAGGAGACGCTGGCGTCCAAGCATCAGGTGATCCTTTTTCTCAATCGCAGGGGGTTTTCCTACTTTTTCCACTGCAACAGCTGTGGCTACGAGCTGCGTTGCCCGAACTGCGATGTGTCGCTGACCTATCACAAGAGTACGAACCAGATGGTCTGTCACTACTGCGGCTACCGTGCCGAGCCGATGAAGGTCTGCCCGGAGTGCCGGAGCCTTGATGTCTCCTACAGCGGTTTTGGGACCGAGATGGTGGAGCAAGAGGTGCGCTCTCTCTTTCCCCAGGCCTGCATCGAACGACTCGATACGGACAGTGCAAAAAAGAAAGGGCATGTCGCCAAAGTGCTTTCCGACTTCCGCTCAGGTGAGATTGATATCCTCCTGGGAACACAGATGGTTGCCAAGGGGTTGAATTTCCCCTTGGTGGAGTTGGTCGGTATCGTACTGGCTGACAGCGGGATGAATATTCCTGACTTTCGCGCCCAGGAGCGTACGTTCAGCCTGCTTGTCCAGGTTTCGGGCCGGGCGGGGCGGTACAACGACAAGGGAAGGGTCATCATCCAGACCTTCCATCCGGAGAACCCTGCGATACGGTATGCGCTGGAAGACAACCTTGGGCAATTTTACGAAGAGGAGCTTGCGGTACGCAAGGATACCGGCTTTCCTCCCTTCAGCCGGTTGGTGAATCTGGTCCTGCGTGGTCGCAGCAAGGAGAAAGTGGAACGGGAGTCTGAACTGCTTGAAGAACGGTTCAACCAGTGCGCGAAAGAAGGGAAGACTGAGGTCCTGTGCACCAGTGAGTGCCCCTTGGAGAAGATTGCCTCCAACTACCGGTACCATCTTCTCATCTCAGGACGTGAAGCGAGTGAGACCCACCATCTGGTGGCCACCGTACTGAACACCTACACCCCGCCATCGGGGGTGTATCTTGAGGTTGATCTCGATCCTCTGCAGCTGCTCTAG